The window CGGGCCGATCGGGAGAAGCGGATCACGACGGGCCGCAGCCCGCCGAAACCCGTGCCAGGATCCAACAGAACTCAGCGTTCCGCGACCGCCGACTCGAGCAGGGACAGGGTCCGGTTGTCCGCGTCCACGTCTGCGCGGACGCCGAGGGGCAGCGGCAGGTTCGGCGAGGTGTGGCCGAAGTCGACCTGGGCGAGGACGGGGATGTCACGCTGCGCCAGGACGTCGAGCACAACGTCGTGCAGACCGACCTGGTCTCCGCCGCCCTCGTAGGGCGTGACCTCACTCGGGATGCCGACCACCATGCCCGCGATCCGGTCCAGCACACCGGACAGCCGCAAGGTATGCAGGTCGCACCAGATCCGCGTGACCGGCCGCTGTACCTCTTCCCAGAACAAGACGGCGCCGTCGAACCGTTCGGCGGCCAGTGCGAATGGTGTCGCCTGCAACTGGACCAGGCGGTTCAGCAAGCCGCCGACCAGTGGTCCCTGCGCGCGGCCCGGCTGCCAGGTTTCCCAAGTCCCCCTTGCCGGCAGCACGCCCGGCGCCTCAGTCTTGGTAAGCACACGGGCATAGAGGTCGACGAGTTCGGACCGACGGGCCTCGTCGCCCAACGTGTACCAATCGCTGCCGAAACCGTGGGTGACGATGTCGGCGTGGAAGCCGACGAGGCCGGTCTTGGCGTACAACGCCATGTGCAGCAGCGAGATGTCGCTGTAGCCGAGGATCGGCTTCGGGTCGGCCCGGACCGCATCCAGATCGATCAAATCGAGATAACCAATGGTCGCCTGGCCACCGGTGTGCGCGACGATGGCCCGCACCTCCGGATCCCGGAGCAGCGCATTGAGCTCGGCAGCCTGCTCCGCCGGAGCGCCCGCCGCCCACCAGCGGCTCCGCGCGGGGTCGACCATCGGGCTGACCCGCACGCGGAAACCCATCCGCTCCAATATCGCCACACCGCGAGCGAGCAGCGGCTCCTCACCGGGCTCGAGCTGGCCCGAGGGCGCGGTGACGACCACGAGATCGCCGGAACGCAGCGCACGGGGACGACGGATCGTAGGCACAGGGCCTCCTTGTTGATCGACAACGGCGGACAACCACGCAGGTACCGCCGGTATTCCGCCTCCTCAACGCGATCAAGCAAGGCCCCGGAATCCCGACAGGAGGCCAACGGTTGCCGACCACCTCCACGCTGACATGACGGTGACCCAGGGATGGCTGGTGCCGAGGAACGTTCACCGGCACCCCGAGGATGCCTGCCAGCCTGACCTCGCCGCCCCAGACCTCTAACGAACCGACACAGAATCGGGCCTCGGAGTCAACCCCCGAAGGTTTTCCGGAGCCGACCACTAAGTGTGCCGGTCGTTGCCCCACAAGGAACGGCTGCCGCGCGCCACGCCGCGCCTCCCGCGGCCCGGCCCATGACGCCCTGCCCTGTCCTGCGGCCGACGCCGGGCGTGGTCAGGCTCCCGCCACCGCGCTACCCGCCCGCCTCCGTCGGTTCAGACGGCCGGCAGCGCATACAGCCGCTTGGCGTGCATCGCGGCCAGCCGCTTGCCCGCCGGGACCACGTACCACTTCTGGTTCGCACCGGTGTTGTCGTTGTACGTCCAGCGCAACTTTCCGGTCGCCGCGTCGAAGGCGTGCACGCCGCCGTTTTTGTCGTGCTCGGTCGCGCCGTACAGCGTGCCGCCCACTTTGGCGAACTGCCACGCCTCCGCAGCCGAGCCCACCAGGTCCTCGTTGTGCCAGATCTGCTTGCCCGTACCGGGGTCCACCGCCCACATGGCGTACGCGCCGTCGGAGGCATAGAGCACCCCGTCCAGGACCTGCGGATCGTTGAACCAGGTGAACTTCTCATTCGCCAGCGACCAGCGCTCCGTGCCCGCGGCCAGCGCGAACGCCCGCAGCCGCTCCCCGTCCGGCACGATCAACAGGTCCTCGTGCACGGCGAAGCGGTAGTAGTTGGACCTGCCGATCTTCTTCGTCCAGAGCTGCCGTCCCGTCGTCGTGTCGCGGACAGTCACGTTCTTCCGGAAATCGGTGTACGCGAGGCGCCCGCCGACGACCGCGGCGGTGATGCCGAACTCCTCGGTCCCCTTGTCACGCTGCTCACGCCAGGCGATCTTGCCGGAGGTGGTGTCGATCGCGGCGATCACGTTCGTCGGCGTCGAGGAGTCCTCCTCCAGGATCCCGGCGAGGACGTAGACGTGGCCGTCGTCGGCCGCGATGGGGCGCGGCTGCTCGTACTCCTTGCCCAGGCGGCTGCGCCAGGTCTCCTTGCCCGTGGCCGGATCGAGGCCCACCACGTCGCCGTCGTACTCGGCGCTGGCGAGATAGAGCGTCCCGCCGCCGGTGATCAGCTTGGCGCCTGGAATGGTGACGCCCGGCCGTGACCACTTCTCCTTGCCGCTGGCGGCGTCACGCCCCACCAGCGGGTCACCCGACACCACGACTGTGTCCCCGATGACCGCGAGCGCGTGGATCCCGGCCAGGTCGTCGTTGGCTGTCTTCTGCTGCCACAGCGGCTTGGGCGCGGTGCCCGGGGGCGGGGTGGTGAAAAAGTCGCCACCCTTGCCCCCGCCGGGAGTTGTGCTGCCGCCCGACGCCCCCGTCTCCTCCTCGGGGGTGCACCCCCATGCGCCTGCCCCCAGCACAGCCAGGCCCAGGCCCGTCCCGGCCAGCCTGAGCGCCTGCCTGCGTGACACCGCGTGCCCGTCACGTCTGCCCATGTCGGTTCCCCGTCCCCGTTTCGCCCGGATGTTGCCGACGCCCCCTCGGACGTCTTGAGCCCGGTCAGGCTAGCCGTCAGATTTCGGCCAGCCGTCGGGTGGTACGCAACCGGGACGCGTCCGTGAAACTCCTGTCACACAAGATCAGCAACTTCTGGCACTCGCGTAAGCGCTAATGATCTGCTGCGATGGTTCGCAGGATGTACGGCATCCGCGCCGCCTGCGGAGACGGGATCACTCCCTCCGCCGGGGGAACCGTGCGCAGCCGTACCCGTCACGGACCAGTGCACCGCGCTTTTCCAGGTTGCGCAGGTGGTAGGCGGCCCGTGCCCTTGCTGCGCAGCCCGACCATCGTGCCGATCTCCGTCAGAGTGGGGCCTTCCCCGCGGTCCGCGATCGTCTGCCGGCTGCAGCGCAGGATCTGTTCCTCCCGCTCGGTCAGGTGCGCAAACCGCCGGTTCACCACTGCGCATCCCTGCTCAGAGCATGGGCCTGAGTGCGCAGTTGCGCACGCGCGGCCGGCGCGCTGCCCGGGCCCTGCCAGTGCTCTTCTCCCTTCACCGCCACGAGCACTTCGAAGCCCAAGGTTGAAGATCAAGCTAGCGGCTGGGGCCTTCCTGCCGCTGTTCCGTTTCAGCCCGTCGAGGTGGGTGTGCCCCGGTCCGTCGAGCGGCTTCCGGCTGTGTGCCCGCTGTGCGATACATCGGTTGTGCGCGGACCGGCGCAGGTGCGCGGTGGGCGTTGAGGAGTTCCGCGCCAAGTGGGGAGAGCGAGTGCCGCACGGTGTTTCCGTGCCTGCTGGTGGAGATCAGTCCGGCCTGGCGCAGCACGGTGGCATGCTGGCTGGCCGATGCCGGGGAAATGTCCGCGCGACGGGCCAACTCACCGGTGGTGCAGGCGTGAACGAGTAGATGCATGACCGTCGCTCGGGTACGGCCCAGCAGCGCTGTCAGAGTGCGGGGCACCCGTCTGTCCCGGGCGGTGCTGCCCGCCGCCCAGCCCGGACTACGCACGACGGGATACACCAGCACGGGAGTTGTGCCGGGGCTCTTGAGCGTGATGGGAATGCCGAAGCAGAAGAACGACGGCAGGAGCACCAGCCCGCTGCCGTTGAGGAAGAGGTCCTGGTCCACGGGGTAGGGGAGTTCCAGTATGGGCGGCCGCCAGCGGGTCTGCGGGTGCAGTTGGGTGAGCAGCCGCGCGACGCCTCCCGTGGACAGGTCGTGCAGGCGGGTGGCCCGGTCGGCCTCGACCTGGGCGTGTATGGGGCGCCAGTAGGGTGCCAGCGTGATCCGGTGATAGCGCCGGACGGCCTCTCCCAGGGTCCGGAGAACGGAGAGATCGCCGTCGGCCAGTGCTCCCAGCCACACGGATGGCGCGCGCCGGGGAGCCAGGTCGCCGAGGTCCGCGCGCAGTCGGGTCCGTGGGGTGGCGAGCAGGATGTCGATGGCTTCATCCAGGCCGGAGGTGCCCACCGTGGGGGTGAGGAAGTCCGCCGAGTAGCCGACGGGCGGCGCCAGTTCGCACAGCATGCGTGACAGGTCTGCCGTACTCCCGAGGAGTCTGCCGCGGGCCGTGTCGCGCCAGAGGCCGAATTCCTTGGTGCCGGGCCGCTTCTGTAACGCGTGCAGGCTCAGCAGCACCTCCCACAGTACGTCCGGCTCGGTGGCCAGGCGTGTGTTGCCCATGTCCTCGGTGGTGAAGTGGATGCGCAGCACGGTGTTCCCCCGATTCCTGGAACCCGCCCGCTCGGGACGGGTGGCTGGCCGATGCCCTGACGTCCGGTCTGGGCGTTTAGTGCGTCCGATGTGTCGGCGCATGGTCGCGACGTGCCACTTTCGAAGAGCGCTGAAAGTCTTGGCGCGTTCACTCATGGATCAACCACGCTGTCGGCATGAGCCCGGTCGCATCGGATGCCGGCCCGCCGGGAGCTGCCGGCCCTGTCCGCCGCTCGACCACGAGGGCTGCCGCGCGGCGAACCGCTTCGCACTCGTCCTCCCCACTTCCTGGTCAGCCTCTACCGCCGCCGCCCCTGCGTCTCACCCCGGCCCGCTCCTCGTTCACACCCAACGCGAGAGGACGTCATGCGCAAGGCCGTGATCAGCCTGCTTCTTGTGTCGGCCGTCGTCACCGGCTGTGGCAGCGCCCAGCACACCCCGACGACAATGGGACCTCCGTCGACCGGAGAGTTCCGGCAGCTGACGGATGCCGAGCAGTTGCGGATCTCGGACGCACAGCAAGTGCTGATGGGTGCGTGCATGAGACGCCAGGGCTTCGAGTTCTGGGAGGTCGAGCGGCTCAGCCTGGCGGAGAGCCGCACGCTCGGCTATGTGCTGGACGATGTCGCCTGGGCCCGCACGTACGGGTACGGCAGCCGCATCGATGCCAGGGATTCCGCCGC of the Streptomyces aurantiacus genome contains:
- a CDS encoding ArsR/SmtB family transcription factor, which produces MLRIHFTTEDMGNTRLATEPDVLWEVLLSLHALQKRPGTKEFGLWRDTARGRLLGSTADLSRMLCELAPPVGYSADFLTPTVGTSGLDEAIDILLATPRTRLRADLGDLAPRRAPSVWLGALADGDLSVLRTLGEAVRRYHRITLAPYWRPIHAQVEADRATRLHDLSTGGVARLLTQLHPQTRWRPPILELPYPVDQDLFLNGSGLVLLPSFFCFGIPITLKSPGTTPVLVYPVVRSPGWAAGSTARDRRVPRTLTALLGRTRATVMHLLVHACTTGELARRADISPASASQHATVLRQAGLISTSRHGNTVRHSLSPLGAELLNAHRAPAPVRAQPMYRTAGTQPEAARRTGAHPPRRAETEQRQEGPSR
- a CDS encoding S66 peptidase family protein, whose protein sequence is MPTIRRPRALRSGDLVVVTAPSGQLEPGEEPLLARGVAILERMGFRVRVSPMVDPARSRWWAAGAPAEQAAELNALLRDPEVRAIVAHTGGQATIGYLDLIDLDAVRADPKPILGYSDISLLHMALYAKTGLVGFHADIVTHGFGSDWYTLGDEARRSELVDLYARVLTKTEAPGVLPARGTWETWQPGRAQGPLVGGLLNRLVQLQATPFALAAERFDGAVLFWEEVQRPVTRIWCDLHTLRLSGVLDRIAGMVVGIPSEVTPYEGGGDQVGLHDVVLDVLAQRDIPVLAQVDFGHTSPNLPLPLGVRADVDADNRTLSLLESAVAER
- a CDS encoding outer membrane protein assembly factor BamB family protein — translated: MGRRDGHAVSRRQALRLAGTGLGLAVLGAGAWGCTPEEETGASGGSTTPGGGKGGDFFTTPPPGTAPKPLWQQKTANDDLAGIHALAVIGDTVVVSGDPLVGRDAASGKEKWSRPGVTIPGAKLITGGGTLYLASAEYDGDVVGLDPATGKETWRSRLGKEYEQPRPIAADDGHVYVLAGILEEDSSTPTNVIAAIDTTSGKIAWREQRDKGTEEFGITAAVVGGRLAYTDFRKNVTVRDTTTGRQLWTKKIGRSNYYRFAVHEDLLIVPDGERLRAFALAAGTERWSLANEKFTWFNDPQVLDGVLYASDGAYAMWAVDPGTGKQIWHNEDLVGSAAEAWQFAKVGGTLYGATEHDKNGGVHAFDAATGKLRWTYNDNTGANQKWYVVPAGKRLAAMHAKRLYALPAV